From the genome of Candidatus Binatia bacterium, one region includes:
- a CDS encoding M23 family metallopeptidase has translation PEMQQSLSSLQSELEKMIAAIPTEWPATGRVTSGVGDRVSPLTGRIEFHSGIDIPNPIGTPVYAAGNATVETTGEMNGNGRTVVLNHGQGITTQYLHLSKIHVKQGQQVRKGQQIAEVGNTGHSTSPHLHYEVRVNGVPIDPRRGLLK, from the coding sequence TTCCGGAGATGCAACAAAGCTTGAGCTCCCTGCAATCCGAGTTGGAGAAGATGATCGCCGCGATTCCCACCGAATGGCCCGCCACAGGCAGGGTAACATCCGGCGTCGGCGATCGCGTCTCGCCGTTGACCGGCAGGATCGAGTTTCATTCCGGCATCGACATCCCCAATCCCATTGGGACGCCGGTGTACGCTGCGGGAAACGCCACGGTAGAGACTACAGGGGAAATGAACGGCAACGGCCGCACCGTCGTCTTGAACCACGGGCAAGGAATCACTACGCAGTACCTGCACCTATCGAAAATTCACGTCAAACAGGGACAGCAGGTGCGCAAAGGACAGCAGATCGCCGAGGTCGGCAACACCGGACATAGCACCAGCCCGCATCTCCATTACGAGGTGCGCGTGAACGGCGTCCCGATCGACCCGCGGCGGGGGCTTCTTAAATAG
- a CDS encoding cupin domain-containing protein, with product MTQENLLEALFELRDRYRKQAEEGIKIVRGDELPWEINRQGKTRWYIHPAKNDTVIRSLVVYMQEIEPGGHSGKQQSPGGIVHYMLEGKGYVVVDGKKHSWTKGDCVGLPVLSRPLEYQFFNSDKKNPARFIAATPNLFEVLGVDMGTRFEQLETASIYGG from the coding sequence ATGACCCAAGAAAATTTATTAGAGGCGCTGTTCGAACTTAGAGACCGTTATCGCAAGCAAGCCGAAGAGGGAATAAAGATCGTCCGCGGCGACGAGCTGCCGTGGGAGATCAACCGTCAGGGAAAGACGCGCTGGTACATCCACCCGGCCAAGAACGACACCGTCATTCGCAGCCTCGTCGTTTACATGCAGGAAATCGAGCCCGGCGGCCATTCCGGGAAACAGCAGTCGCCGGGAGGAATCGTTCATTACATGCTGGAAGGCAAGGGCTACGTCGTGGTGGACGGCAAGAAGCACTCGTGGACGAAGGGAGATTGCGTCGGCCTGCCGGTTCTGTCGCGGCCGCTGGAATATCAGTTTTTCAACAGCGACAAAAAAAACCCGGCGCGCTTCATCGCGGCGACGCCGAATCTTTTCGAGGTTCTCGGCGTGGACATGGGGACGCGCTTTGAGCAGCTCGAAACCGCCTCGATTTACGGAGGGTAG
- a CDS encoding ABC transporter substrate-binding protein: MNSKTVAAVGLSFVLIFGLLQRDAPAQDKAKLIPVMEGISSPDFGYLPSYLARAKGFLEKEGLDMKIIVMRANVSVPALVTGEIQFAVHGSAMTASIMGAPLKAIYFTYNTSILQFTVRPEIQKPEDLKGKVVAIASPGGSQDQATRLILKKLGLDPERDVKLLPIGDAKARVIGMDTGQIAGSANNLDIAAELVRKGYRIIANSSEVYPVPFSGFAANDQFLKKNPEIVKKWLRAHVRSLLFIRQNPDEAAQVAAKELKLNPEVAREAIRQSIGFLSPDDPGGFTERGIRLHIQYSAARTNVDPEKVKISDVADATLLREVQREMGIQCRGGYLCPQGAVK; encoded by the coding sequence ATGAACTCTAAGACGGTTGCGGCAGTCGGTTTGTCCTTTGTTCTAATTTTCGGCCTGCTCCAACGGGACGCTCCGGCTCAGGACAAAGCCAAGTTGATCCCCGTGATGGAGGGCATTTCCTCGCCCGACTTCGGCTACCTTCCTTCCTATTTGGCCCGCGCGAAAGGTTTTTTAGAGAAGGAAGGGCTGGATATGAAGATCATCGTCATGCGCGCCAACGTCTCGGTGCCGGCGCTGGTCACGGGAGAAATCCAGTTCGCCGTTCACGGCTCCGCCATGACCGCGTCGATCATGGGCGCGCCGCTGAAGGCGATCTACTTCACCTACAACACTTCGATCCTGCAATTCACGGTGCGGCCGGAAATCCAGAAGCCGGAGGACCTCAAAGGCAAGGTCGTCGCGATCGCCAGCCCCGGCGGCTCGCAGGACCAGGCGACGCGGCTGATTCTTAAAAAACTCGGACTCGATCCGGAGCGCGACGTCAAGCTCCTCCCCATCGGCGACGCCAAGGCGCGCGTCATCGGCATGGACACCGGTCAAATCGCCGGCTCGGCGAACAATCTCGACATCGCCGCGGAGCTGGTGCGCAAAGGCTACCGGATCATCGCCAACTCATCCGAGGTATACCCGGTGCCGTTCTCCGGTTTTGCGGCAAACGACCAGTTTCTCAAAAAAAATCCCGAGATCGTAAAAAAGTGGCTCCGCGCCCACGTGCGCTCTCTGCTCTTTATCCGGCAGAATCCCGATGAAGCCGCCCAGGTGGCGGCGAAAGAGCTGAAGCTGAATCCCGAAGTCGCGCGCGAGGCGATCCGGCAGTCGATCGGCTTCCTGAGCCCGGACGATCCGGGCGGCTTCACCGAAAGAGGCATCCGGTTGCACATCCAGTACAGCGCGGCGCGCACCAATGTGGACCCGGAAAAAGTAAAAATATCGGATGTCGCCGACGCGACGCTTTTAAGAGAGGTGCAGAGAGAGATGGGCATCCAATGCCGCGGCGGTTATCTCTGTCCTCAGGGAGCGGTCAAATGA
- a CDS encoding cupin domain-containing protein has translation MSGEDIARQPITDRRSSYIKWVEAEGIPLIQGFFIADVKTVPLGRWERIGGQAARICLEGTGETDDAYICEIPPGASLKPQKHFFEELIYVVKGRGATTVWQEGGPKRSFEWQEGALFSPPFNAWHQHFNGSGSEPARFLGVTSAPIMINLIHNIDFIFGCAYVFQDRFDSSEDYFSGQGRWLPGIVWETNFVADARSFQLLDRSERGAGGQLSHFELSNNTMCAHISQFPVGTYKKAHRHGPGAHVLVLSGRGYSLMWREGEPMQRFDWGPGSLVVPPDRWFHQHFNAGSEPARYLALRWGGKKFFGTMGEGDDRPLKDIKLGGDQIEYEDEDPAVRRMFEEALAKAGIQSRMAAVYKKQLKT, from the coding sequence ATGAGTGGAGAAGACATTGCGCGACAACCCATTACGGACCGGCGCAGCTCTTACATCAAGTGGGTGGAAGCGGAAGGCATTCCGCTGATCCAGGGATTCTTCATTGCCGATGTCAAAACGGTCCCTTTGGGCCGTTGGGAGCGCATCGGCGGGCAGGCGGCGCGTATCTGCCTCGAGGGCACGGGTGAGACGGACGACGCCTATATCTGCGAGATTCCGCCGGGCGCGAGCTTAAAGCCGCAGAAACATTTTTTCGAGGAGCTGATCTACGTGGTCAAAGGCCGCGGCGCGACCACGGTGTGGCAGGAGGGCGGTCCCAAGCGGAGCTTCGAATGGCAGGAGGGCGCGCTTTTTTCGCCGCCGTTCAACGCCTGGCACCAGCATTTCAACGGCAGCGGCAGCGAGCCGGCGCGCTTTCTCGGCGTGACCAGCGCGCCGATCATGATCAATCTCATCCACAACATCGATTTCATCTTCGGCTGCGCCTATGTCTTCCAAGATCGCTTCGACTCCAGCGAGGACTACTTCAGCGGCCAGGGGCGCTGGCTTCCCGGCATCGTGTGGGAAACCAACTTCGTCGCCGATGCGCGGAGCTTTCAACTGTTGGACCGGAGCGAGCGGGGCGCCGGCGGACAGCTCTCTCACTTCGAGCTTTCGAACAACACGATGTGCGCCCATATCTCCCAGTTTCCCGTCGGCACTTACAAGAAGGCGCACCGCCACGGGCCGGGCGCGCACGTGCTGGTTTTGAGCGGCCGCGGATATTCGCTGATGTGGCGCGAGGGCGAACCCATGCAGAGATTCGACTGGGGCCCGGGAAGCCTCGTCGTCCCGCCCGACCGGTGGTTTCACCAGCATTTCAACGCCGGCAGTGAGCCGGCCCGATATTTGGCGCTCCGCTGGGGCGGCAAAAAGTTTTTCGGCACGATGGGAGAAGGAGACGACAGGCCGCTCAAGGACATCAAGCTGGGCGGCGACCAGATCGAATACGAGGACGAAGACCCGGCGGTCAGGCGCATGTTCGAAGAAGCCCTCGCCAAAGCCGGCATCCAAAGCCGGATGGCCGCGGTTTACAAGAAACAACTTAAAACATAG
- a CDS encoding extracellular solute-binding protein: MMRDKRYTKTGAAFLLLFFFLPVSVLRAQSGREALAKINKLPPAERAARLAEGAKRESALSFYSSETIDLLEQYRGAYVKKYPFVKVEYWRGGGGRVTERVLLEHRAKKLDADVVGISFDDLVVVQKEGILAPYESPERKAYADHFKDKQGYYTSTNLIPTVISYNSKLVKAAEAPKDYPDLLQPRWKAELTIDTEPSRAVMGWLLSWGEEKTRAYMRGLVSNGVFVRRGHSLQTQLLCAGETKAAVELYAYRVAQMKHEKKCPIELIFARPTPAASAQLWGPAATSQHPHAAALFMDFILSEEGSKLIAATGRIPVRRGVKSLYEDVSNLEEKGVPLVVISPEEGFKLRDKTNQLIEEILIRKGK; encoded by the coding sequence ATGATGCGAGACAAACGATACACGAAGACGGGAGCGGCTTTTCTCCTGCTTTTCTTTTTCCTTCCGGTCTCTGTCCTACGGGCGCAGAGCGGGAGGGAGGCCCTTGCCAAAATAAACAAGCTCCCTCCAGCGGAGCGGGCTGCCAGGCTCGCCGAAGGCGCGAAGCGCGAGAGCGCGCTCAGTTTTTACTCCAGCGAAACGATCGATCTGCTCGAGCAGTATCGCGGCGCCTATGTAAAGAAATATCCGTTCGTCAAGGTCGAGTACTGGCGCGGGGGCGGCGGCAGGGTGACCGAGCGCGTTCTACTGGAGCACCGCGCGAAGAAACTCGACGCCGACGTGGTCGGCATCTCGTTCGACGATCTGGTCGTGGTCCAGAAGGAGGGAATCCTCGCGCCCTACGAATCTCCCGAGAGAAAAGCCTACGCCGACCACTTCAAGGACAAGCAAGGATATTACACTTCGACCAACCTTATTCCGACGGTCATCTCCTATAATAGCAAGCTCGTCAAAGCCGCCGAGGCGCCGAAAGACTATCCCGATCTTCTTCAGCCCAGGTGGAAAGCGGAGCTGACGATCGACACCGAGCCGTCGCGCGCCGTCATGGGTTGGCTGTTGAGCTGGGGGGAGGAGAAGACGCGCGCGTACATGCGCGGGCTCGTATCCAACGGCGTCTTCGTGCGGCGCGGCCATTCGCTGCAGACCCAACTGCTGTGCGCCGGAGAGACCAAGGCCGCGGTCGAGCTTTACGCGTACCGCGTGGCGCAGATGAAGCACGAGAAAAAATGTCCCATCGAGCTGATATTCGCCCGGCCGACGCCGGCCGCATCCGCCCAGCTCTGGGGCCCGGCCGCCACTTCGCAGCACCCGCACGCCGCCGCGCTCTTCATGGATTTCATCTTGAGCGAGGAGGGGAGCAAGCTCATAGCGGCCACAGGTAGAATTCCCGTTCGCCGCGGCGTGAAATCGCTTTACGAAGACGTGTCGAATTTGGAGGAGAAGGGCGTTCCGCTCGTGGTGATATCGCCGGAGGAGGGGTTCAAGCTCAGGGACAAGACGAACCAGCTCATAGAGGAGATTCTCATTAGGAAAGGAAAGTGA